A single window of Culicoides brevitarsis isolate CSIRO-B50_1 chromosome 3, AGI_CSIRO_Cbre_v1, whole genome shotgun sequence DNA harbors:
- the LOC134835451 gene encoding fatty acid synthase-like yields MFQKIEFRSIERSHRILEQKGLDLIKIITTEDKKIFDYVLHSFVGIAAIQIALVDVLKSLNIVPDLIVGHSVGELACAYADNCVTAEEMILSSYYRGLVSIETDVIHGAMAAIGMGYDQIKTILPPGIEVACHNGPDSCTISGPAKEISDFVNELKAKGVFAKEVACANIPYHSRYIKHMGPKLLSHLKNVIKTPKQRSRKWLSSSVPMDDWHKNHAQFNSAEYQVNNLLSPVLFEEVSQMLPINAITIEIAPHGLLQAILKKSLPKGIHVPLTQRGNSQNVNFFLSAIGKLHLYGLQPSIENLYPAVQFPVSIETPMIGPLIRWDHSQSWLVATFNNAIDAKIEHSYNISLVEEEYANIAGHRIDGRVLFPATSYVMLAYKSFALMRGIPWERMNVEIREMKFLRATAIPPDTAVNLCVTFQRGSGKFEITESSTPVACGEIHIIEDPNLSPFVQPDNDSITLYSKDIYTELRLRGYEYSGDFKSLTEARMDAKAGKIAWLNDFAPFIDCMLQLTLLSKDTRSLYLPVSIDSIKIAPQIHEKLVEKSVSKNLEATYNEILELIKAGGVEIKGLHAKAVNRKREKMVPVLETYKFIPHFSNDYFTLEEASHCIVQLGLENTFTTNVKVYELQDGINESIVEDFVKPLCDLPLIVYETSSDLLSESPVSPQKNNSFVICSYMIAQPKVMLHALKFIKDDGFIVSREATTINVEELHIPKEVALISAFKTLNETFLVFKPVIAAPVRKSTKTVKVSLIDSNYNWLSETQKWLKKDHPVMLYAQGEPLSGIIGLVNCIRKEMTADQVKCCFIDDESAPIFDLEHQFYRKNIKLAINVLKNGKWGTYRHLPLVLEHPKQPTTKHAVVNTDTAGDLSALRWSEGNLNFENLQFDPAVVVNVKYSALNFRDCMLATGRLTRDSISFGFNRTGQENVIGLEYAGVSETGKHVIGILPSRAIATKVIADRNLMWEVPKHLTLEEAVTIPICYLTVYYAFFGVTHIQRGQKVLIHAGTGGVGLAAIYTALKYGLEVFTTVGSEVKRQFLLQKFPQLSESHIGNSRDTSFYEMVMKGTNGEGVDYVLNSLAQEKLIVSVKCLAKRGKFLEIGKFDLENDTKLGLAPFLKEISFHSVILDAWMFGSTAEKQTVCKLITEDIKSGDIMPLPTTVFAADDIEQGMRFLASAKHIGKVLIKVRESHENAKSLPITVYPRVFCNPELTYVVVGGLGGLGLELSDWLVMRGCRKLVLSSSRGITKPYQCYRISLWRSYGVQVVISTADITTMNGATELLEEATRLAQVGGIFNLAVQLKDATFENQSVTQFRESMAPKAFATIFLDEISRVLCPKLHLFVVFSSVSCGRGNAGQSNYGMANSVMERVMEQRKFRGFPAKAIQWGAIGEVGLVADMQNDKNLEMAIGGTLPQRTASWLEELDKLLTCPDPIVASMVVAEKNVSSEKSVDIVEAVMNIMGIRSQKTIQLDTKFSELGLDSLMSVEINQLLERDYEISLTPQDLRQLTFVKLRQLADKETITDEIQSNKSQEMGLQLMQKNLGDEKSSLKPILRLPNLNNNDNVEKFLFIPGIEGVSGDIWEAIASQINLPVHILQLRKTSHMIEASQIAETVIKDILKHVFNESRTFRIVGYSFGSIVALEIARILEDLGMQGTITLIDGSPAYLKKILYFLNDNKALSDEDVKRIMVNIVGGLFSLKDVTVDTLDWNEFTRQMILKTAEHFGFSEEYCREIVDGMMSRIKLMSKSDDEPVRGKIKSDIVLVRPTESTLNVKTEDYGLKKYTEGKVEEKIIQGNHSSMLENPALVDIINEMENFVK; encoded by the exons atgtttcaaaaaattg aatttcga AGTATCGAACGTTCACACCGTATTCTCGAGCAAAAAGGCTTGGATTTGATCAAAATCATCACAACtgaggacaaaaaaatttttgattatgtcTTGCACTCATTCGTGGGCATCGCAGCGATTCAAATCGCCCTCGTAGATGTCCTGAAAAGCTTGAATATCGTTCCTGATCTCATTGTGGGACACTCAGTTGGTGAATTGGCATGTGCCTATGCCGATAATTGCGTCACGGCGGAAGAAATGATCCTTTCTTCGTACTATCGGGGTTTGGTAAGCATCGAAACGGACGTCATTCATGGCGCTATGGCAGCTATTGGGATGGGTTACGACCAAATAAAGACAATTCTACCGCCCGGAATCGAAGTTGCATGTCACAATGGTCCCGATTCGTGCACAATTTCCGGTCCAGCGAAGGAAATTTCCGATTTTGTGAATGAATTGAAGGCCAAAGGTGTTTTCGCGAAGGAAGTTGCTTGTGCGAACATCCCGTATCACAGTCGTTACATCAAACATATGGGCCCGAAATTGCTTTCGCACCtgaaaaatgtgataaaaaccCCGAAACAACGTTCCCGCAAGTGGCTCAGCTCAAGCGTTCCCATGGATGACTGGCATAAAAACCATGCGCAATTCAATTCGGCCGAATATCAAGTCAACAATCTCCTAAGTCCCGTTTTATTTGAAGAAGTTTCGCAAATGTTACCCATCAACGCGATCACCATCGAAATCGCGCCTCACGGATTACTTCAagcgattttaaaaaaatctctgccGAAAGGCATTCATGTTCCATTAACGCAACGCGGCAACAGTCAAAATGTCAACTTTTTCCTCTCAGCCATCGGAAAATTGCATCTTTACGGTTTGCAACCGAGCATCGAGAACCTTTACCCGGCTGTTCAGTTCCCAGTTTCCATCGAGACGCCCATGATTGGTCCCTTAATTCGTTGGGATCATTCACAAAGTTGGTTGGTGGCGACTTTTAATAACGCAATCGACGCCAAAATCGAGCATTCGTACAATATTAGCTTGGTTGAGGAGGAATACGCGAATATTGCGGGTCATAGAATTGATGGAAGAGTTCTCTTTCCCGCGACGTCCTACGTTATGTTGGCATACAAGAGTTTTGCATTGATGCGGGGTATTCCGTGGGAACGAATGAATGTGGAAATTCGGGAAATGAAGTTTTTGAGGGCGACAGCCATTCCGCCAGATACAGCGGTGAATTTGTGTGTTACGTTCCAAAGGGGATCCGGAAAATTTgag ATAACGGAAAGTTCAACTCCTGTCGCTTGTGGCGAAATCCATATCATCGAGGACCCAAATTTATCACCGTTCGTGCAACCAGACAACGATTCCATCACTTTATACTCCAAAGACATCTATACAGAGCTCCGTCTTCGTGGTTACGAGTATTCCGGCGACTTCAAGTCTCTAACGGAAGCCCGTATGGATGCCAAAGCCGGAAAAATCGCATGGCTCAACGATTTCGCGCCATTCATCGACTGCATGCTCCAACTAACTCTCCTCTCGAAAGACACTCGATCTTTATATTTGCCCGTGAGCATCGACAGCATCAAAATCGCGCCCCAAATCCACGAAAAACTCGTTGAAAAATCCGTCTCGAAAAATCTCGAAGCGACTTACAACGAAATTTTGGAGCTCATCAAAGCTGGCGGTGTCGAAATCAAAGGTTTGCATGCAAAAGCAGTCAATCGAAAGCGCGAAAAAATGGTTCCAGTGTTGGAAACTTATAAATTCATCCCGCATTTCAGCAACGATTATTTCACGTTGGAAGAGGCAAGTCACTGCATCGTTCAACTTGGCTTGGAAAACACTTTCACGACAAATGTGAAGGTCTACGAGCTACAAGACGGCATCAACGAATCGATTGTCGAAGATTTTGTCAAGCCATTATGCGATTTGCCGTTAATTGTGTACGAAACATCGTCCGATTTGTTGTCAGAATCGCCGGTTTCgccgcaaaaaaataattctttcgtTATTTGTTCGTACATGATAGCCCAACCGAAGGTCATGTTGCATGCCCTGAAGTTCATCAAAGACGACGGCTTCATTGTGTCACGCGAGGCGACGACAATTAACGTCGAAGAGCTTCACATTCCGAAGGAAGTTGCTCTCATAAGTGCTTTTAAAACCTTAAATGAGACATTTTTGGTGTTCAAACCCGTAATTGCCGCTCCGGtgagaaaatcaacaaaaactgTGAAAGTTTCCTTGATTGACAGCAACTACAATTGGTTGTCAGAGACCCAAAAATGGCTCAAAAAAGATCATCCCGTGATGTTATATGCCCAAGGAGAGCCCCTCAGCGGAATAATTGGCTTAGTGAATTGCATTCGGAAGGAAATGACCGCGGATCAAGTGAAATGTTGCTTCATTGATGACGAATCAGCTCCAATTTTCGACCTGGAACACcaattttaccgaaaaaacatcaaattagcgataaatgtcttgaaaaacgGCAAATGGGGCACTTACCGTCACTTACCACTCGTGCTCGAGCATCCGAAACAACCCACGACGAAACATGCGGTCGTCAACACCGACACTGCTGGCGATCTCTCGGCCCTCCGATGGTCCGAAGGTAATctcaactttgaaaatttgcaatttgaCCCTGCCGTTGTCGTAAATGTCAAATATTCCGCCTTAAATTTCCGGGATTGCATGTTGGCGACGGGTCGTTTGACGAGAGACTCCATTTCGTTCGGGTTTAATCGCACCGGACAAGAAAACGTCATCGGATTGGAGTACGCGGGCGTGTCAGAGACGGGCAAACATGTTATTGGGATCCTGCCGTCGCGCGCAATTGCGACAAAAGTCATCGCTGACCGGAATTTGATGTGGGAAGTTCCGAAACATTTAACGCTGGAGGAAGCAGTGACGATTCCCATCTGCTATTTGACCGTTTATTACGCCTTTTTTGGCGTCACACACATCCAGAGGGGACAAAAAGTGCTGATTCACGCGGGAACGGGCGGCGTTGGCTTGGCGGCGATTTACACGGCACTCAAATACGGCTTGGAAGTGTTCACAACAGTCGGCTCGGAAGTAAAACGACAATTTTTGCTTCAGAAATTTCCGCAGCTCAGCGAAAGTCACATCGGAAATTCACGAGATACGAGTTTTTATGAGATGGTAATGAAAGGCACGAATGGCGAAGGAGTTGATTACGTTTTAAACTCGTTGgcgcaagaaaaattaattgtttccgTGAAATGTCTCGCAAAACGCGGCAAATTCTTGGAAATTGGTAAATTTGACTtggaaaatgacacaaaactcggtttggcgccatttttgaaggaaatctCGTTTCATTCCGTGATTTTGGATGCTTGGATGTTCGGGTCGACCGCTGAAAAGCAAACTGTTTGCAAGTTAATTACGGAAGACATCAAATCCGGCGACATTATGCCTCTTCCAACGACTGTTTTCGCCGCCGATGACATCGAGCAAGGGATGCGCTTCCTCGCTTCCGCCAAACACATTGGAAAAGTCCTCATCAAAGTCCGCGAAAGTCACGAAAATGCCAAATCTCTGCCAATTACAGTTTATCCGCGCGTTTTTTGCAATCCAGAACTCACGTATGTCGTCGTTGGGGGGCTTGGGGGTCTCGGACTCGAACTTTCCGATTGGCTTGTGATGAGGGGATGTCGAAAATTGGTCCTCAGCTCGTCTCGGGGCATTACAAAGCCCTATCAATGTTACCGGATCAGCTTGTGGCGATCGTATGGCGTGCAAGTAGTCATTTCCACAGCTGATATAACGACAATGAATGGCGCCACGGAGCTTCTTGAGGAAGCAACTCGCTTGGCACAAGTCGGAGGCATCTTTAATTTGGCGGTTCAACTGAAAGACGCCACTTTTGAGAATCAATCTGTCACGCAATTCCGTGAAAGTATGGCACCAAAGGCCTTTGCAACGATTTTTCTCGATGAAATTTCGCGAGTTTTGTGTCCGAAACTGCATTTATTTGTCGTTTTCTCATCCGTGTCATGTGGGCGGGGTAATGCGGGGCAATCCAATTACGGCATGGCCAATTCTGTGATGGAGCGGGTCATGGAGCAGCGTAAATTTCGAGGATTTCCCGCGAAAGCGATTCAATGGGGCGCCATTGGGGAAGTTGGTTTAGTGGCTGACatgcaaaatgataaaaatctcgAGATGGCAATTGGCGGAACGCTGCCTCAACGTACAGCATCGTGGTTGGAAGAGCTCGACAAGTTGCTTACATGCCCAGATCCGATCGTTGCCAGTATGGTTGttgccgaaaaaaatgtcagcaGCGAAAAATCCGTTGATATTGTGGAAGCTGTGATGAATATCATGGGCATCCGGAGTCAAAAAACCATCCAACTTGATACAAAATTCTCGGAATTGGGCTTGGATTCGTTGATGAGTGTCGAAATTAATCAACTTTTAGAGCGAGATTATGAAATATCGCTCACGCCACAAGACCTAAGACAACTTACCTTCGTTAAATTGCGACAATTGGCGGATAAGGAGACCATAACTGACGAAATTCAAAGCAATAAATCGCAAGAAATGGGTCTGCAGCTCATGCAAAAGAACTTGGGAGACGAAAAATCGAGTTTAAAGCCAATTTTGCGTTTGCCCAACTTGAACAACAACGACAATGTCGAGAAATTTCTCTTCATACCCGGCATTGAGGGTGTTTCTGGTGACATTTGGGAAGCAATTGCCTCACAAATCAATCTTCCGGTCCATATTTTGCAACTTCGTAAGACAAGTCACATGATCGAAGCTTCCCAAATTGCTGAAACCGTCATCAAAGACATCCTCAAGCACGTTTTCAACGAAAGTCGCACTTTTCGCATCGTTGGATACTCTTTTGGATCGATTGTGGCACTCGAAATTGCTCGCATTCTCGAAGATCTCGGCATGCAAGGCACAATTACGCTCATTGACGGGTCTCCGGCTTATTTGAAGAagattttgtactttttgaatGACAACAAGGCCCTTTCCGATGAAGATGTTAAGCGAATTATGGTCAATATTGTCGGTGGATTGTTCTCGTTGAAAGACGTGACGGTTGATACGCTCGATTGGAACGAGTTTACGCGACAAATGATACTAAAAACCGCGGAACATTTTGGATTTTCCGAAGAATATTGCCGGGAAATCGTTGATGGGATGATGTCTCGTATAAAATTGATGTCGAAGAGCGATGATGAACCGGTGCGGGGAAAAATCAAGTCGGATATCGTGCTTGTGCGACCAACGGAATCAACGTTAAATGTCAAAACGGAGGATTATGGATTGAAAAAGTACACGGAAGGAAAGGTGgaggaaaaaatcattcaaggaAATCATTCGTCGATGTTGGAGAATCCAGCGTTGGTCGATATTATcaatgaaatggaaaattttgtaaagtaa